The genomic stretch TCGCCACCGCACTCATGCCCAGCCCCAGCAATTCAGTGGCGAGCATTACAGAAGAGGTACAAGTTGACACATGTCACTGTTGTTTCTGACGCTAGAGTGGATCTCACTGTCATCTGATACCTGCAGTTCTCCAAGGGGCATCCGCTCGAAGCCTATATGGATTCCACTGTGGAAATCAGCGATGACCAACGAGGCTTCTCGCTGGCTTTCGGCCGCAACTATCTGTCGACCAGATTGTATCAGCTCACCCCACCAGAGGTAGCATCTAGGGAGGTCTCAACCTTCTTCTACCTCTTATCTTCCATGTGAGTTTTCTTCAAGGCGTTTGATCTGCATGCAGGACATAGAGCTGGCTACCGTCTTGCTGAGACCCGGGAGCTTCTTCTTAGATGATCTGAGCAACAACATGGTCCTCACGGAGGCGAACTACGGCTCGGTGAGACGAGCGTTCATCGTGTGTAAGCAGGACAAGGCGATGGTGGAAGACTACCAGCGTTGGATGATCAAGCGTTGCCCGGGCGCAGAGGTGAAGGAGATCGACGGCGCCGATCACATGGTGATGCTGTCAAAGCCCAGA from Musa acuminata AAA Group cultivar baxijiao chromosome BXJ1-3, Cavendish_Baxijiao_AAA, whole genome shotgun sequence encodes the following:
- the LOC135619122 gene encoding probable esterase PIR7A, encoding MEGATTRKHFVLVHGIGHGAWCWYKLVVLLRLAGHRVTTLDLAASGVHPQRLDELESFADYSRPLMELMAAVPPHDRVVLVGHSYGGVSLALAMEKFPEKILVAVFATALMPSPSNSVASITEEFSKGHPLEAYMDSTVEISDDQRGFSLAFGRNYLSTRLYQLTPPEDIELATVLLRPGSFFLDDLSNNMVLTEANYGSVRRAFIVCKQDKAMVEDYQRWMIKRCPGAEVKEIDGADHMVMLSKPRELCNLLLEIADEYK